A section of the Callospermophilus lateralis isolate mCalLat2 chromosome 16, mCalLat2.hap1, whole genome shotgun sequence genome encodes:
- the Sla gene encoding src-like-adapter isoform X2, producing MGNSMKSSPAPPERPLPSTDGLESDFLAVLSDYPSPDISPPIFRRGEKLRVISDEGGWWKAISLSTGRESYIPGICVARVYHGWLFEGLGREKAEELLQLPDTKVGSFMIRESETKKGFYSLSVRHRQVKHYRIFRLPNNWYYISPRLTFQCLEDLVNHYSEVADGLCCVLTTPCLTQSTPAPAARASSSPVTLRQKTFDWKRASRLQEDPEGAGNPLGVDESLFSYGLRESIASYLSLTGDDSRPFDRKKKSVSLMYSGSKRKSSLLSSPPYFED from the exons atgggGAACAGCATGAAGTCCAGCCCGGCGCCCCCGGAGAGGCCTCTGCCCAGCACAGATG GACTGGAGAGTGACTTCCTTGCGGTGCTGAGTGACTACCCATCTCCTGACATCAGCCCCCCAATATTCCGCCGTGGGGAGAAACTGCGTGTGATTTCTGA TGAAGGAGGCTGGTGGAAAGCCATTTCTCTTAGCACTGGTCGGGAGAGTTATATCCCGGGAATCTGTGTGGCCAGAGTTTACCACGG GTGGCTGTTCGAAGGGCTGGGCAGGGAGAAGGCGGAGGAGCTGCTGCAGCTGCCAGACACAAAGGTCGGCTCCTTCATGATCAGAGAGAGCGAGACCAAGAAAG GTTTTTATTCCCTGTCCGTGAGACACAGGCAGGTGAAGCACTATCGCATCTTCCGCTTGCCAAACAACTGGTACTACATCTCCCCGAGGCTCACCTTCCAGTGCCTGGAGGACCTGGTCAACCACTACTCAG AGGTGGCTGATGGCCTGTGCTGTGTGCTCACCACGCCCTGCCTGACGCAGAGCACGCCCGCCCCAGCAGCCAGGGCCTCCAGCTCCCCCGTCACCCTGCGCCAGAAGACCTTCGACTGGAAGAGAGCGTCCAG ACTGCAGGAGGACCCTGAGGGAGCAGGGAACCCACTTGGGGTGGATGAGTCCCTTTTCAGCTATGGCCTTCGGGAAAGCATCGCGTCCTACTTGTCCCTGACTGGGGATGACAGCCGCCCCTTTGATCGGAAGAAGAAGAGCGTCTCGCTGATGTACAGTGGAAGCAAGAGGAAGAGCTCGCTGCTCTCGTCGCCACCGTACTTTGAAGACTAG
- the Sla gene encoding src-like-adapter isoform X1, protein MQPELGHSPRRGLGAQLTVHVCLLCCRLRASSTTPGEREMGNSMKSSPAPPERPLPSTDGLESDFLAVLSDYPSPDISPPIFRRGEKLRVISDEGGWWKAISLSTGRESYIPGICVARVYHGWLFEGLGREKAEELLQLPDTKVGSFMIRESETKKGFYSLSVRHRQVKHYRIFRLPNNWYYISPRLTFQCLEDLVNHYSEVADGLCCVLTTPCLTQSTPAPAARASSSPVTLRQKTFDWKRASRLQEDPEGAGNPLGVDESLFSYGLRESIASYLSLTGDDSRPFDRKKKSVSLMYSGSKRKSSLLSSPPYFED, encoded by the exons ATGCAGCCTGAACTGGGTCATTCTCCACGCCGAGGGCTCGGGGCACAGCTGACTGTCCACGTGTGTCTCTTGTGCTGTAGGCTTCGGGCATCTTCCACCACCccaggagagagagaaatgggGAACAGCATGAAGTCCAGCCCGGCGCCCCCGGAGAGGCCTCTGCCCAGCACAGATG GACTGGAGAGTGACTTCCTTGCGGTGCTGAGTGACTACCCATCTCCTGACATCAGCCCCCCAATATTCCGCCGTGGGGAGAAACTGCGTGTGATTTCTGA TGAAGGAGGCTGGTGGAAAGCCATTTCTCTTAGCACTGGTCGGGAGAGTTATATCCCGGGAATCTGTGTGGCCAGAGTTTACCACGG GTGGCTGTTCGAAGGGCTGGGCAGGGAGAAGGCGGAGGAGCTGCTGCAGCTGCCAGACACAAAGGTCGGCTCCTTCATGATCAGAGAGAGCGAGACCAAGAAAG GTTTTTATTCCCTGTCCGTGAGACACAGGCAGGTGAAGCACTATCGCATCTTCCGCTTGCCAAACAACTGGTACTACATCTCCCCGAGGCTCACCTTCCAGTGCCTGGAGGACCTGGTCAACCACTACTCAG AGGTGGCTGATGGCCTGTGCTGTGTGCTCACCACGCCCTGCCTGACGCAGAGCACGCCCGCCCCAGCAGCCAGGGCCTCCAGCTCCCCCGTCACCCTGCGCCAGAAGACCTTCGACTGGAAGAGAGCGTCCAG ACTGCAGGAGGACCCTGAGGGAGCAGGGAACCCACTTGGGGTGGATGAGTCCCTTTTCAGCTATGGCCTTCGGGAAAGCATCGCGTCCTACTTGTCCCTGACTGGGGATGACAGCCGCCCCTTTGATCGGAAGAAGAAGAGCGTCTCGCTGATGTACAGTGGAAGCAAGAGGAAGAGCTCGCTGCTCTCGTCGCCACCGTACTTTGAAGACTAG